Proteins found in one Sorghum bicolor cultivar BTx623 chromosome 1, Sorghum_bicolor_NCBIv3, whole genome shotgun sequence genomic segment:
- the LOC110435994 gene encoding outer envelope pore protein 16-2, chloroplastic, whose translation MSSGVGTQARAFADEVRGGLEQKNWMLDLGHPLLNRIAESFVKAAGIGAVQAVARESYFMAIEGEGGSVSGATGSRKRSFPELNGTNSSSKSAEAMVKNVSKESLQWGLAAGVHSGLTYGLTEVRGAHDWRNSAVAGAITGAAVALTSEHASHEQVVQCAITGAALSTAANVLSGIL comes from the exons ATGAGCAGCGGCGTGGGGACGCAGGCGCGGGCGTTCGCGGACGAGGTGCGCGGCGGCCTGGAGCAGAAGAACTGGATGCTGGACCTCGGCCACCCGCTCCTCAACCGCATCGCCGAGAGCTTCGTCAAGGCCGCGGGG ATCGGCGCGGTGCAGGCGGTCGCGAGGGAATCGTACTTCATGGCAATCGAAG GCGAGGGAGGATCTGTGTCAGGCGCCACCGGCTCAAGGAAACGCTCGTTCCCGGAGCTCAATG GGACGAACAGTAGTAGCAAGTCGGCAGAGGCCATG GTGAAAAACGTGAGCAAAGAGTCGTTACAGTGGG GGCTCGCGGCTGGGGTGCACTCTGGCCTGACCTACGGCCTCACGGAGGTGCGCGGGGCGCACGACTGGAGGAACAGCGCCGTGGCCGGCGCCATCACGGGCGCCGCGGTCGCGCTCACGTCGGAGCACGCGTCGCACGAGCAGGTCGTGCAGTGCGCCATCACCGGCGCCGCGCTCTCCACGGCCGCCAACGTGCTCTCCGGCATACTCTGA